The Candidatus Omnitrophota bacterium region TCGCTTATGATCTTGATACTCTGAAATCCCGCCTGCTTAATAAACCGCAAATATTCTTCTTTTTTGATCGCTCCGGCAAGGCAACCCACATACGCCTCAACAGAATCCTTGATTTCTTGCGGGAGATCTTTTGCCAACACCAGGTCCGAGACCATCAACCTGCCGCTGGCCTTAAGCACCCTGAACGCTTCCTCAAATACGGCTTTTTTGTCCTGGGAAAGATTGATCACGCAATTGGATATGACCACATCGATCGAACTATCCTCGATCGGCAGATCTTCTATCTCGCCCAGCCGGAACTCTATATTGTCATAACCCGCTCTTTCGGCGTTCTGCCTTGCCCTATCCAGCATTTCCCGCGTCATATCCACTCCTATCACCCTGCCGGTCCTGCCCACCTTCCCTGCCGCCAGGAAAGCGTCGAACCCCGCGCCGCTCCCGAGATCAAGCACGACATCACCTTCTTTTAAGGAAGCTATGGCGACCGGATTGCCGCAACCAAGCCCGAGATTGGCGCCATCAGGGACCGCGTTCATCTCGTCGTCACTGTACCCTATGGTCCTGCTGATATCCCTGGCAGAGACCGATGAAGGACAACATGCGCCGGACGGGCAACACGATGTCCCCTGCCGGGCCACCTTTGCATATCCTTCTTTAACGATCTTTTTGATACGCTCTTTATCCTTCTCCATTATCCTCCCCCTTATCCGGCTATCGCGCCGAACAATATTCCGCTAAATGTCGCCATCACTATGACAAGGCCGACATAAACAACCGTCTTTTTCGTGCCCAGGACCCCCCTGATCACGAGCATATTTGGCAGGCTTAACGCGGGCCCGGCCAATAACAGGGCCAATGCCGGTCCTTTACCCATCCCGGCGCCTATAAGTCCCTGCAATATCGGTATCTCCGTAAGTGTGGCGAAATACATGAACGCCCCCAGGAAGGAAGCGCAAAAATTCGAGAGTAAAGAGTTCCCGCCTACGGCTTTAGCGATGATCCATGCCGGGATAAGGCCTTCATGTCCCGGCCTTCCCAGGAGAAGGCCCGCCGCGATAACACCCAAAAAGAGTAGCGGGATTATCTGCTTGGCGAATGCCCATGAACTCGCGACCCAATCCGTTATTTCATCTGCGCGGAACCATTTTAAGAGCGTAAGGCCCGTTACGACAAGTCCACCACCCGCGAGATACCATTTCGCGGCGAATATCGCGGCCCATATGCCACCCTCGCCTTCCGCCGGAGCGGCCCAATTCGCGAACACGAGGAAGGCCACCATAGAAGCGAAATATACCGCGTTCTGGACGAGTGTTCTCCCCTCCTTTTCTCCCCCGATAGAAAGATCCCCCCCGGCCTGCCTTGCGCTTTCTTCCTTTATAAAGATCATATGCATCAAAAGCCCTATCACGACACTGAACACCACGGCACCTACGGCTCGCGCGATACCCAGCTCCCATCCGAGGATGCGCGCCGTCATGATGATCGCTAGCACGTTTATCGCCGGCCCGGAATAGAGGAACGCCGTGGCCGGACCCAGACCTGCGCCTCTTTTATATATGCCCGAGAACAGGGGAAGGACCGTGCAGGAACACACCGCGAGTATCGCGCCCGATATGGACGCCACGGAATATGCCAGGAACTTATTGGCCTTAGCCCCGAAATACCTTATCACGGAGGCCTGGCTCACGAATACCGAAATGCCACCGGCTATGAAGAACGCCGGGACAAGGCAAAGGAGCACATGTTCCCGCGCATACCATTTTACCAGGGCTATAGCCTCGAACACGGGATTCCTGAACGGCAGGAGATCGATCGGCATATAAAAACACGCCAGAAAAGCCGCCACCATCAATATCAATTTATTCCGCTCTTTCACTGGCACCTCTTTTTCCCCGCCTGCGGCGTGGTCCGCTGGCAGCAAAGCTTATTCCTGTCGGCTTTTTTTATCTTTGCCCTGTCCGAAAGCACTATTTCATCCGAGTTCGCCCACTGTTCCAGCTTCCCCAGTAGCGCCTTTGAGTATCCGTTATCCGGGTTGATATAATAATTCGTCCAGAATCCTTCGTGCTCATTCTTTATTATGCCGGCGTTCTTGAGTTTTTTCAGGTGACGTGATACGCTCGGCTGGGTTATTCCCAGAACATATGCCAGTTCGCATACACAGAGCTTATTCCCTTCCAGCATCTTGAGTATCCTTATGCGGTTAATATCCGCCAGGGCTTTCATTATTTTAGAGAGTTCTTCCATCCCACATTCCTTTCCCATATAGCCAATCTGCTATATAGATTAGCAGAATAACGGCCTGTCGTCAATCATTTCTTGAATATGGAACAAGATATGTTATTTTACGGCCGTTCCCGAGAAGAACGTATAGTTGAACACTCCGTCCTCTTCCGTAGCCCGGTACATGTCTTTCATGCCCTTATCCCAGGCGCTCTTTTCAATAAGGCCTGACCCGATGGCATCCTTCCTGACCCCTTCCACCATGGCTATGAACGTCCTCTTGGAAAAGCCTTCGACAAGCTCAGGCTTATCGGAGTCGACATACACTACTTTCGGGGATACTTTGATATCCCTGAAAGCCGCTTTTTTCAGGAGAGGGAAAAGCTCCCTGCCGATAAGTCCGTTCCCGCCCAGCGCGGCCTGTATATCAACGAGGCATTGGACGGCTTTTCTCGCTTCCGGGCTTTCCGGATACGCGTACCATGATCCGTGGTCGCCTTCGATCACGGTAACGCCGCCCCCCGGTCTTAACAGCCCTCTTATTATGCCGAGAGCTTTCACCGGGTCCTTGAGATGCTCCAGAAAAAAACACACGAACACGTTGTCAAAACTTTCCTTATCGAACGGCAGGGCATAAACATCGGCGCGGAGAAAGGTGATATTGTCGAGCTTATGTTTTTTGGCGTTCTTTCTGGCCACCTCGAGCGATACTTCCGATATATCGACCGAAGTGATCTTCACTCCCGGGTTGTTGGCGGCCAATATGACGGATTGGCTGCCAGTGCCGCAACCTATTTCGAGAAGTGAGGTATTATCAGGGTATCGGACACCCTCATGCAATATGCCCGCCAGCGCGCCCGCTTGGTCCCCAAGACGTTTAAGCTGTTTTTCCGAATATCCGTGTACATATTCCATTTCATTCCTTTCCGCCGCCATAAAAAAATGGCCGGCCTACATATCCCGCGTGGCGACAAGATCTATCCCCATACCGAGAAGGTCCCCAGCGATCACGTCACCGGCCTTGACGGGGCCAGTAACACGCATTTTCCTGATCACTGACATGAGCTCAAGCATACTGTCCTTCGGGACAGGTCGTGACGTCCTCACCGGCAGCATCTTGAGCGGCATTCCCAGGGTAAGCACTGTAGTGGTCAGGACGCGTTCGGGGTTCACCGCTTCATGTACGGCGTATACCTGACCCTTAGCGCATTTATTGCCCGTCACTTCCCTTATCTCGCAACCTTCCATATCTACCGTAAGGGCACATCCGACCGGACATTCTGTGCAGATCATTCTTTTTATCATATCCGCCTTTTCAGGAATTCCGCGGCCACGCGCCCGACCTCAACACTATCATGTGTGACCCGGTCCACGATATCATAT contains the following coding sequences:
- the arsM gene encoding arsenite methyltransferase — protein: MEKDKERIKKIVKEGYAKVARQGTSCCPSGACCPSSVSARDISRTIGYSDDEMNAVPDGANLGLGCGNPVAIASLKEGDVVLDLGSGAGFDAFLAAGKVGRTGRVIGVDMTREMLDRARQNAERAGYDNIEFRLGEIEDLPIEDSSIDVVISNCVINLSQDKKAVFEEAFRVLKASGRLMVSDLVLAKDLPQEIKDSVEAYVGCLAGAIKKEEYLRFIKQAGFQSIKIISEASYPVDAMFDDLEAAQDAIVSIKISAVKK
- a CDS encoding permease; the encoded protein is MPVKERNKLILMVAAFLACFYMPIDLLPFRNPVFEAIALVKWYAREHVLLCLVPAFFIAGGISVFVSQASVIRYFGAKANKFLAYSVASISGAILAVCSCTVLPLFSGIYKRGAGLGPATAFLYSGPAINVLAIIMTARILGWELGIARAVGAVVFSVVIGLLMHMIFIKEESARQAGGDLSIGGEKEGRTLVQNAVYFASMVAFLVFANWAAPAEGEGGIWAAIFAAKWYLAGGGLVVTGLTLLKWFRADEITDWVASSWAFAKQIIPLLFLGVIAAGLLLGRPGHEGLIPAWIIAKAVGGNSLLSNFCASFLGAFMYFATLTEIPILQGLIGAGMGKGPALALLLAGPALSLPNMLVIRGVLGTKKTVVYVGLVIVMATFSGILFGAIAG
- a CDS encoding metalloregulator ArsR/SmtB family transcription factor is translated as MGKECGMEELSKIMKALADINRIRILKMLEGNKLCVCELAYVLGITQPSVSRHLKKLKNAGIIKNEHEGFWTNYYINPDNGYSKALLGKLEQWANSDEIVLSDRAKIKKADRNKLCCQRTTPQAGKKRCQ
- a CDS encoding methyltransferase domain-containing protein, whose amino-acid sequence is MAAERNEMEYVHGYSEKQLKRLGDQAGALAGILHEGVRYPDNTSLLEIGCGTGSQSVILAANNPGVKITSVDISEVSLEVARKNAKKHKLDNITFLRADVYALPFDKESFDNVFVCFFLEHLKDPVKALGIIRGLLRPGGGVTVIEGDHGSWYAYPESPEARKAVQCLVDIQAALGGNGLIGRELFPLLKKAAFRDIKVSPKVVYVDSDKPELVEGFSKRTFIAMVEGVRKDAIGSGLIEKSAWDKGMKDMYRATEEDGVFNYTFFSGTAVK
- a CDS encoding DUF1667 domain-containing protein: MIKRMICTECPVGCALTVDMEGCEIREVTGNKCAKGQVYAVHEAVNPERVLTTTVLTLGMPLKMLPVRTSRPVPKDSMLELMSVIRKMRVTGPVKAGDVIAGDLLGMGIDLVATRDM